In Cervus elaphus chromosome 5, mCerEla1.1, whole genome shotgun sequence, the following proteins share a genomic window:
- the ZNF830 gene encoding zinc finger protein 830 yields MASSASARPAAGKRVVNQDELRRLMKEKQRLSTNRKRIESPFAKYNRLGQLSCALCNTPVKSELLWQTHVLGKQHREKVAELKGAKEAAQGPSASAVPQSTKRKAPDSESQDAKRAKASLVSQVQPSTSALPTNFDKAGKESTRTTVGKASGLGLLPDYDDEEDEEEEEKGGGGAEGKKGDACKQPSNSQSKEHSLSSSREATGSRLPSNFSDTNPPKAPLIPHSGSIEKAEIHEKVVERRENTAEALPEGFFDDPEIDARVRKVDAPKDQMDKEWDEFQKAMRQVNTISEAIVAEEDEEGRLDRQIGEIDEQIECYRRVEKLRNRQDEIKNKLKEVLTIKELQKKEEENVDSDDEGELQDLLSQDWRVKGALL; encoded by the coding sequence ATGGCGTCGTCCGCCTCAGCCCGGCCTGCAGCGGGGAAGCGAGTGGTGAATCAGGACGAACTGCGACGGTTGATGAAGGAAAAGCAGCGTCTGAGCACCAACCGGAAACGGATAGAATCTCCATTCGCGAAGTACAACCGCTTGGGGCAGCTGAGTTGTGCCCTGTGTAACACTCCGGTTAAGAGCGAGCTCCTGTGGCAGACTCACGTCCTGGGAAAGCAGCACCGAGAGAAAGTGGCCGAGCTGAAAGGCGCGAAGGAAGCAGCCCAGGGCCCGTCCGCCAGCGCAGTGCCTCAGTCCACCAAGAGGAAGGCGCCGGACTCTGAGAGCCAAGATGCCAAAAGAGCGAAGGCCTCCCTGGTTTCTCAGGTACAGCCCTCCACGTCCGCTTTGCCCACCAACTTTGACAAAGCCGGAAAGGAGTCCACTAGGACGACCGTCGGTAAGGCTTCGGGACTCGGTTTACTCCCTGATTATGATGAcgaggaggacgaggaggaggaggagaagggaggaggaggagcagaaggGAAGAAGGGGGATGCCTGTAAGCAGCCGTCCAATTCACAGAGCAAGGAACACTCACTTTCCTCCTCGCGGGAGGCAACTGGTAGTAGGCTGCCAAGCAATTTCTCGGATACAAATCCTCCCAAGGCCCCTTTAATCCCTCATTCCGGGTCAATTgagaaagcagaaatacatgaaaaagtaGTGGAAAGGCGAGAAAACACTGCGGAAGCATTACCAGAAGGGTTTTTTGACGACCCTGAGATAGACGCGAGGGTACGAAAGGTTGATGCCCCAAAGGACCAGATGGACAAAGAATGGGACGAATTTCAAAAAGCTATGAGACAGGTCAACACTATTTCCGAAGCCATAGTTGCCGAAGAGGATGAGGAGGGACGGTTGGACCGGCAGATTGGGGAGATCGATGAGCAGATTGAGTGTTACCGTCGAGTGGAAAAGCTGCGGAATCGCcaggatgaaataaaaaataagcttaaAGAGGTTCTGACCATAAAAGAActgcagaaaaaggaagaggagaatgTTGACAGCGATGATGAGGGGGAACTACAGGATTTGTTGTCTCAGGATTGGAGAGTGAAGGGAGCTTTGTTATAG